A region of the Gemmatimonadales bacterium genome:
GTGCAGGCCGCGCGCCAGGCGCCCGAGGTCCACGATCGTGTCGGCGAGTCCCTGCCGCAGCCGGGTCGCGTGCGCCTTCGCCTCACCGAGCGACCTGGCGTCCTGCAGGCTCCGGAGCCGCACGATCATCGTCGCGAGCGCCTGGCCGGCTTCGTCGTGCAGCTCCCGGGCGATCCGCCGGCGCTCCTCGTCCTGTGCCGAGACGAGGCGATCGACGTACCTCCGGCGCTCCTCGCTGAGCGCGCGCTCCGCGGCGCCGCGCTCCGTGAGGTCGCGCACCGCCGCGATGAACGCCGTTGCGCCGGCCCGTTTCATCCGAACGAGGCTGATTTCCGCGGGGAACTCCGTGCCGTCCTTGCGCAGGCCGGCCAACTCGAGTCCGGCCCCCATCCGCCGGCCGGCCGGCCGGGCCCGGTAGGTCGCGTGCAGTACGGCGTGTCGCGCCCGATGCCGTTTCGGCACGAGTGCCCGCAAGGGCAGGCCGATCAGCTCGTTGCGCCGGTATCCGAACAAGCGCGCCGCCTCCGCGTTGCCTGCAATGACGCGACCGGAGCTTCCGACCACCACGGTCGGGTCCGGCAACGCCGCGACGAAGTCCCACGCCGGATCGGCGGAGACCCGGTCCCGGCGGCCGTGCCGACGCGTCACCCCGGCCTCACCCGCGAGCCGGCTCGCTGCGGGTCGCTGCCTCGAGCTCGGCGCGCGCGACGCCGCGCCCCACCCGCGCCGGCACGTCGGCCGTGCCGATGAGCCAAGGTGAGGAGATCACCACGTGCCCCCTTCATATAGGGGAGTCCGCTTATCCCTATTAGTAACCGTGTGTGCGGAATCGCGCACCACCTCGATCGCCGGCAGCCGAGGGCTCTCCCTGACCCGAGTTGACCCGGGACGGGGCGTAGTGGGATAATTCGTTCGTGGACAGTGAGATAAGGATCACAGCCGAGCCCATCGACGCAACCCGCTGCCGGTTCGTCGTCAGCAAGCCGGTGTACGAGGGCGTCCGCCGCTTCGTCACGGCCCAGGAGGCGGAGGGGTCACCGCTGGCGGTGGCGTTGTTCGCCGTCCCCGGCGTCCGGGAAGTCGTGGTGTCGGGCGGGACGGTCACCGTGACGAAGGAAGGGCCCGCGCCCTGGCAGGTGACCGGCAAGCAGGTCGGCGCGGCGATCAGGGACGCGCTGGCTGGCGCCGTGCGGCCGGTCGCGGCTGCGCCGGGATCCGCGGCGTCCGGCGACGACGAGGCGCTGTACTCGCGGGTCGCCGACCTGTTCGAGGCCGAGATCAATCCCGCGGTCGCGCGGCACGGCGGCTTCGTCGAGCTGATCGACGTGCAGGATGCGGTCGTGATGCTGCGAATGGGCGGCGGCTGCCAGGGCTGCGGCATGGCCGACGTGACCTTGCGGCAGGGCATCGAGACGGCGCTGCGCCAGCGCGTGCCGGAGGTCGCAGGCATCGTGGACATCACCGATCACTCGGCGGGCACCAACCCCTACGTGACCGCAGCGAAGAAATAGTGGGCGCCCGGGCGCGCCTCCTCCTCCTTCTCCCCAGCACGACCTACCGGACCGCCGCCTTCGTCGAGGCCGCGCGCCGGCTCGACGTGGATCTCACCGTGGCTTCCGATCAGGACAGCGTGTTCAGCGGCCGGGAGCCCGAGGGCCTGGCGACCTTCGACTTCGCGCACCGCGAGCGCGCGGTGGGCCAGGCGGCGGCGTTCGCGGCCGAGCACCCCGTGGCGGCGGTGGTGGGCGTGGACGACGACACGGCCGTCGTCGCCGCCGCGATCGCGGCGGCGCTCGGCCTGCCGCACAATCCGCTCGCGGCGACGCTGGCCGCGCGGAACAAGCTCGACCAGCGCGTGGCCCTCGCCGCCGCCGGCGTCCCGGTGCCGGAGTTCCGGGCCCACGCGCTCGCCGAGGATCCGCGGGCGGCGGCTCACTCGGCGCATTATCCCTGCGTGCTGAAGCCGCTGTGCCTGTCGGCGAGCCGGGGCGTGATCCGCGCCGATTCGCCGGACGGCTTCCTCGCTGCCCACGGCGTGCTGAGCGGCATTCTCGGCTTGCCCGACGTCGCCGCGCGGGGCGAGGAGTCGCGGCGCTACCTGGTGGAGTCGTTCGTGCCGGGCCCGGAGTTCGCGCTCGAGGGGCTGCTCGAGGGCGGCCGGCTGCGGGTGCTGGCGCTGTTCGACAAGCCGGATCCGCTCGACGGCCCGTACTTCGAGGAGACGATCTACCTGACGCCGAGCCGTCTGGACGTGGCGGCCCGCGGCTCCCTCGCGGCGTGCGCGGAGCGGGCGGCCGCGGCCCTGGGCCTCGTGTCGGGCCCGGTGCACGTCGAGCTGCGGCTCAACGACGCGGGGCCGTGGCTGATCGAGCTGGGGGCGCGGCCCATCGGCGGGCGTTGCAGCCAGGTGCTGCGCTTCGGCGAGGGCGCGGACGCGCTGTCGCTGGAGGAGCTGCTGCTGAGGCAGGCGCTCGGCCTGCCGGTGCCCACGTTCGAGCGGGAGGCGTCGGCCGCCGGGGTGATGATGATCCCGGTGCCGGGAGCGGGCGTGCTGCGGGCCGTGGGCGGCGTGGAGGGGGCGCGCCGCGTGGCCGGCGTGGAGGACGTGTCGATCACCGCGCACGTCGGACAGCGGCTGGTCCCGCTGCCGTGGGGGACGCAGTACCCGGGCTTCATCTTCGCACGCGGCTCATCGGCGGCGGTCGTGGAGGCGGCGCTGCGGCGGGCGCACGCGTGCCTCCGCTTCGAGCTGGCGATGCACGGAGACTGAGCGATGCCGCTGCTGCTGACCGAGCCGGACCTGGCCCGCGCGCTCGAGATGGGCGCCCTGATCCCCGCGATGAAGGACGCGCTGATCCGGTTCTCGCGCGGCGACGTCGTGCAGCCGGTGCGCCCGACCCTGCGGGTCGAGCCCGCGGGCGGGTACTATGCGACGATGCCGGCGCACCTGCGCGACGCGCGGGGCGGGGCGCTGGGCATGAAGTCGGTCACCTTCTTCCCCGGCAACGCGGCCGGCCCGCACCCGACGCACCTGGCGACCATCCTGCTCCTGGACCCCGCGACCGGCGCGCTGCTCGCGGTGATGGACGGCCGCCTGGTGACGGAGATGCGCACGGCCGCGGTGACGGCGGTGTCGGTCGAGCTGCTCGCGCGCCGGGGCGTCCGGCGCCTCGCGATCCTCGGGTCCGGGGTGCAGGCCCGGAGCCATCTCCGCGCCGTGGCGCAGGTGCTGTCGCTGGGGTCGGTGCGGGTCTGGTCGCGGACCGCGGTGCACGCCGAGCGGTTCGTGCGGGACATGGCGGGAACCGTCGCGTGCCCGCTCGCGGTCGCGGCGACGGTCCAGGGCGCGATGCGTGAGGCCGACGTGGTGGTGGCCGTCACGTCGGCGCGCGAGCCGATCGTGGACGCCGCGTGGCTGGAGCCGGGGATGCACCTGTGCGCGGTGGGGTCGTCCGCCCGCGACATGCGCGAGCTGGACGGCGCCGCGGTGGCCCGCTGCCGGGTGTTCGTGGACTCGCGCGCGTCGGCGGAGGCGGAGGCCGGAGACCTGATCCTGGCCAGGGCCGAGGGGCACATCGGGCCCGATCACGTCGTCGCCGAGCTGGGCGCGGTCGCGGCCGGGTCACCGGGACGGCGGGGCGACGACGACATCACGCTCTTCAAGTCGCTCGGTTTGGCCGTCGAGGACGTCGTGACGGCACGGCTCGCCTACGAGCGCGCGCTCGAGCTGGGCCTGGGGGCCACGATCGGGCTCTAGGCCCCGCCTGCCGCCGGCGTCGCCGTGCGAGGTCGCTGTCCCCGGCGCGTGACACGGATCTCCCTCCCATCGCGGGTGTGGATCTTGCACGGTTGCGGGAGAGGGGAGAATCCCGAGGCGGGCCGGGGCGAATGGTGCGCAGGGCCGGCTCGCGGGCTATCTTTGCGCGACCGCGTACGGGAGGAGGATGCCGGTGCCGCAGATCTGGATTGACGGCAAGTTCTACGACGGCGATCAGGCCAAGATCTCGGTGTTCGATCACGGCGTGCTCTACGGCGACGGCGTGTTCGAGGGCATCCGGGCCTACAACGGCCGCATCTTCCGGCTCAAGCAGCACCTCGACCGTCTGTACGCATCGGCGCGGGCCATCTGGCTCGACATCCCGATGGCGCAGGACGCGATGGCCGAGCTGTGCGAAGAGTGCATCCGGGTGAACCGGCTGTCGGACGCGTACATCCGCCTGGTGGTGACGCGCGGCTTCGGCGATCTCGGGCTCGACCCCCGCAAGTGCAAGAAGCCGACGATCTTCTGCATCGCGGACAAGATCGCGCTGTTCCCGGGCGAGGTGTACCAGCGCGGGCTCACGATGATGACGGCGCCGACGCCGGTGAACCACCGCGAGGGGCTCAGTCCGCGGATCAAGTCGCTCAACTATCTCGCCCACATCCTCGCGAAGATCGAGGCGGTCAACGCGGGCGTGGACGAGGCGTTGATGCTCGAGTCCACCGGTGAGGTGGCCGAGGGCGTCGGCGAGAACGTGTTCTGCGTCTCGAACCACACGCTGCGCACCCCTCCGGCGTACTCCGGCATCCTCCGCGGCGTGACCCGCGACGCCGTCATCGAGCTGGGTCGCGAGGCCGGCCTGGACGTGCGGGAGGAGTCCCTGAACCGCTACGACCTCTACACCGCCGACGAGGTGTTCCTGACCGGCACGGCGGCCGAGGTGGTCGGGGTCGTCAAGCTCGATGGGCGCAAGATCGGCTGCGGCAGCGTGGGCGAGGTCACCCAGGACCTGGCGAGGCGGTTCCGGGAGCTGGTGTCGCGGGAGCAGTGACCGCCGGTTGCGTGACCGGGATCACGTGTAGGCGGAATTAGTATTGACCGGTTCGCGGGGGGGTGGGCATATTGCGCCTGCCAAGCCGACCTCGGACCGGGCCCCCCTCAGGCCGGTGCTCGCGTCCGCGAGCCGGCGGCGGCACCATACGTAACCAGCAACAGGGCAACGTCATGCACGGTTGGGGGCAGCGCTGAAGCGGCTTCTCTTGCCGGTCCTGATCGGACTGGCCGCCTGTGCGCGGCCCCACGCCGCATCCCTGGCGCCGCAAGCCGGGCCGACCGAGAACGCCGGCCCGCCGGCCACCGAGGTGGCGCGCGCCGACAGCAACCCGGCTGACACGGCGCGCGGCGAACCGGCGGCACCATCCCCCTCCCCCACAACCGTTCAAGCTCCCGCCCGCGACACCGCGAGCGACGCAGCGTTCCTGGACACCCTGCGCACGATGACGGCGGACTCGGTCGTCGGCCACGCGCCGGCCACTGTCGCCGCCGCGGCACCGGCGGACGCCTCGCACGTGGCGGCGCCGACGGCGCCGGCGGTGGGACCCGGGCCGACCGCGGCCGCGAGCCCCGCGGCGGCCGCCGCCGAGGCCCCCGCCACCTGGGACATCGACGTCAGCCGGTACACCAACAACGAGCGAGTGCAGTACTACCTCGACTACTTCCGCGGGCGCGCGCACGACCACTTCGAGATCTACCTGGCGCGGCTCGGCCGCTGGGAATCCCTGGTGCGCGACAAGCTGCGGGCGGCGCGGATGCCGCAGGACATGGTCTACCTCGCGGTGATCGAGAGCGGGATGAACCCGCTGGCCGTGAGCCGGCGCCGCGCGGTGGGACTGTGGCAGTTCATGGCGGGCACCGGCCGCCGCTACGGGCTGGTGGTGGACCCGTGGGTGGACGAGCGGCGCGACCCGTGGCGCGCGACGGACGCGGCGATCCGGATGCTCTCGGAGCTGAACGACCGGTTCGGGTCGCTGTACCTGGCCGCCGCGGCCTACGACGCGGGACCGGGGAAGATCGAGCGCGGGCTGAACCGCTACGACTTCGGGGAGAAGCAGGGCAACGACCTGTTCTTCGCGCTGGCGGACGAGCGGTTCCTGCGGCGGGAGACCAAGGACTACGTGCCGAAGCTGATCGCGGCGGCGATGATCGCCAAGGAGCCGGAGCAGTGGGGCTTCGACCACATCGAGCGCTGGGACCCGCTGCGGTACGACTCGATCGAGGTGCGCGACGCGGTCGGCCTGGACGTGGTGGCGAAGCTGGCGGACACGACGACCGACGAGATCCTGGAGCTGAACCCGCAGTTCGTGCGCCGCGTGACGCCGCCCGACCGGACGGTGTGGGTCCGGGTGCCGCCGGGGCGGGCCGACTCCGCGGCGGTGCGCCTGGCGGTGCTGCCGCCCGAGCACCGGGTCACCTTCGTCGAGCACGCCGTCGCCCGGGGCGAGACGCTGGGCCAGATCGCGGCGCGCTACCACGTCACGGTGGACCTGATCCTCAGCGCCAACCGCGGCGTGAAGGCACGGAGCCTGAGGCCCGGGCGGATGCTGGTGATCCCGACCTCGGGCGTCGCGCCGTCGCGGTGGAGTTACGCGGCCCGCGGAACCCGGCGTTCCGGACGGCAGGGCCTGCATCGCGCACCGGCAGTGATGCTTTCGAGCGTGGCGCGCGGCGGCGGGAAGGCGCCCGGCGCGGGCTCGCCGGGCGCCGCCGCGGCCCCGAGCACCGCGACGCGCACCGTCCACATCGTCCGCCCCGGCGAGAACGCGTATACCATCGCGCGGGCGTTCGGGGTGCCGCTGGACGCGCTGCTCAGGGAAAACGGCCTGACGAAGCGCAGCCTCATCAAGCCGGGCCAGGCGATCCGCATCCCCAGCTGACGGCGCGCGCCGCCCGCTAGCCCTTCCGCTTCCAGGGGCCCGAGCGGCCCCCCGACTTCTCACTCAGCCGGATCTCCCCGATCTCCATGCCGCGATCGGCGGCCTTGACCATGTCGTAGACGGCGAGCAGCGCCACGGCGCACGCCGTGAGCGCTTCCATCTCGACGCCGGTCTTGGCCTCCACCCGCGTCTCGGCGACGATGCGAACGCCGGGCAGGGCGGGGTCGAGCCGCGCGCTCACCGCCACGTGGTCGAGCGCGAGGGGGTGCGCGAGCGGGATCAGCTCGGGCGTGCGCTTGGCGCCCGCCACCCCCGCCAGCTCGGCCACGGCGAGGACGTCGCCCTTGGCGGCCCGGTTGGCCCGCACGAGGTCGAACGCGGCGCGGCTCATGGTGATCCGGCCTTCGGCCACGGCCCGGCGGGCCGTCACCGCCTTGGCCTCCACGTTCACCATCCGCGCGCGGCCCTTCGCGTCCACGTGCGAGAGGCGGCGGCTCACGACAGCCGGTCCGCGAGCCGGCGCGCGAGGTCCGCCACGATCAGCTGGGGATTCACGTTGCCGCGCGCGAGCTTCCTGGCGCGCTCGATGTCGCGGATGGCTTCGAGCAGGCCGGTCGCGGGGGACTCGTCGCCGCGGCCGGCTTCCGGATGCCGCAGCCGCTCGGCCAGGCGGTCGCGCAGCAGCTCGGCGGCCGAGGCGAGCGTTTCCGTGAAGTCGCCCCGGCCGCCGAACGACTTGACCCCGAGGGCGTAGCGGTAGCGCGCGAGCGGGCCGCGGACCGCGGCCTCGAGCAAGGCCCGCGCATCCGCCTCGGCGCCCGGCTCGCCGCCGTCGCCGAGGGCGGTGCCGATGGACCCGCCCGCCAGGTCGGCGCGCCGCTTCGCCTCCGCGCTCGAGAGCGGGGGCTGGGGCACCTCGACCAGGAACCGCGCCACCTCGGAGGCCCGGAGCCGGCGCACGCGCAGCTGCACCAGGCGGGAGCGGATCGTCGGCAGCAGCGCGGCGGGCTCGGCCGCCGTGAGGATGAACCAGGTGTCGGGCGGCGGCTCCTCGAGCA
Encoded here:
- a CDS encoding transglycosylase SLT domain-containing protein; translation: MTADSVVGHAPATVAAAAPADASHVAAPTAPAVGPGPTAAASPAAAAAEAPATWDIDVSRYTNNERVQYYLDYFRGRAHDHFEIYLARLGRWESLVRDKLRAARMPQDMVYLAVIESGMNPLAVSRRRAVGLWQFMAGTGRRYGLVVDPWVDERRDPWRATDAAIRMLSELNDRFGSLYLAAAAYDAGPGKIERGLNRYDFGEKQGNDLFFALADERFLRRETKDYVPKLIAAAMIAKEPEQWGFDHIERWDPLRYDSIEVRDAVGLDVVAKLADTTTDEILELNPQFVRRVTPPDRTVWVRVPPGRADSAAVRLAVLPPEHRVTFVEHAVARGETLGQIAARYHVTVDLILSANRGVKARSLRPGRMLVIPTSGVAPSRWSYAARGTRRSGRQGLHRAPAVMLSSVARGGGKAPGAGSPGAAAAPSTATRTVHIVRPGENAYTIARAFGVPLDALLRENGLTKRSLIKPGQAIRIPS
- a CDS encoding ornithine cyclodeaminase family protein; translation: MPLLLTEPDLARALEMGALIPAMKDALIRFSRGDVVQPVRPTLRVEPAGGYYATMPAHLRDARGGALGMKSVTFFPGNAAGPHPTHLATILLLDPATGALLAVMDGRLVTEMRTAAVTAVSVELLARRGVRRLAILGSGVQARSHLRAVAQVLSLGSVRVWSRTAVHAERFVRDMAGTVACPLAVAATVQGAMREADVVVAVTSAREPIVDAAWLEPGMHLCAVGSSARDMRELDGAAVARCRVFVDSRASAEAEAGDLILARAEGHIGPDHVVAELGAVAAGSPGRRGDDDITLFKSLGLAVEDVVTARLAYERALELGLGATIGL
- the moaC gene encoding cyclic pyranopterin monophosphate synthase MoaC; protein product: MSRRLSHVDAKGRARMVNVEAKAVTARRAVAEGRITMSRAAFDLVRANRAAKGDVLAVAELAGVAGAKRTPELIPLAHPLALDHVAVSARLDPALPGVRIVAETRVEAKTGVEMEALTACAVALLAVYDMVKAADRGMEIGEIRLSEKSGGRSGPWKRKG
- a CDS encoding PAS domain S-box protein is translated as MTRRHGRRDRVSADPAWDFVAALPDPTVVVGSSGRVIAGNAEAARLFGYRRNELIGLPLRALVPKRHRARHAVLHATYRARPAGRRMGAGLELAGLRKDGTEFPAEISLVRMKRAGATAFIAAVRDLTERGAAERALSEERRRYVDRLVSAQDEERRRIARELHDEAGQALATMIVRLRSLQDARSLGEAKAHATRLRQGLADTIVDLGRLARGLHPSMLDDLGLAPALGRYAADVAEKLGIPVRVRTSGLGSRRLPLPVETALFRIAQEALTNVTRHARARRVDIALTRSRTAVDLVVKDDGRGFDGAAKRPRSLGLLGIRERAAALAGTAAIESSPGRGTVVAVALPLPARRAARRTR
- the ilvE gene encoding branched-chain-amino-acid transaminase encodes the protein MPQIWIDGKFYDGDQAKISVFDHGVLYGDGVFEGIRAYNGRIFRLKQHLDRLYASARAIWLDIPMAQDAMAELCEECIRVNRLSDAYIRLVVTRGFGDLGLDPRKCKKPTIFCIADKIALFPGEVYQRGLTMMTAPTPVNHREGLSPRIKSLNYLAHILAKIEAVNAGVDEALMLESTGEVAEGVGENVFCVSNHTLRTPPAYSGILRGVTRDAVIELGREAGLDVREESLNRYDLYTADEVFLTGTAAEVVGVVKLDGRKIGCGSVGEVTQDLARRFRELVSREQ
- a CDS encoding ATP-grasp domain-containing protein, whose translation is MGARARLLLLLPSTTYRTAAFVEAARRLDVDLTVASDQDSVFSGREPEGLATFDFAHRERAVGQAAAFAAEHPVAAVVGVDDDTAVVAAAIAAALGLPHNPLAATLAARNKLDQRVALAAAGVPVPEFRAHALAEDPRAAAHSAHYPCVLKPLCLSASRGVIRADSPDGFLAAHGVLSGILGLPDVAARGEESRRYLVESFVPGPEFALEGLLEGGRLRVLALFDKPDPLDGPYFEETIYLTPSRLDVAARGSLAACAERAAAALGLVSGPVHVELRLNDAGPWLIELGARPIGGRCSQVLRFGEGADALSLEELLLRQALGLPVPTFEREASAAGVMMIPVPGAGVLRAVGGVEGARRVAGVEDVSITAHVGQRLVPLPWGTQYPGFIFARGSSAAVVEAALRRAHACLRFELAMHGD
- a CDS encoding NifU family protein, which produces MDSEIRITAEPIDATRCRFVVSKPVYEGVRRFVTAQEAEGSPLAVALFAVPGVREVVVSGGTVTVTKEGPAPWQVTGKQVGAAIRDALAGAVRPVAAAPGSAASGDDEALYSRVADLFEAEINPAVARHGGFVELIDVQDAVVMLRMGGGCQGCGMADVTLRQGIETALRQRVPEVAGIVDITDHSAGTNPYVTAAKK